ctgtgtaattacctggtcaaacaaacaggtcaaactgtgtaattacactcaattacatccaattccaattacctgggtggctttccaaacaggccctaagtgTTTAAGGAGTGGTTAAACTAGTTTAGACAAATACTctttatgtttaaggttattacATGTCTTTCTTAAGGGGTTGTAAAAATTTTGAAAGACAGATAGTATGCACTCAGGGTAGTTAGTTGAATCGACACTTAGTGGCCTACTTTTGACGAGAATTTAATCCATTTAGACTTCAGAGTCCTTTTAAAGtcacacctctctataacaatctTCGTCTATAACGAAATTTCACTATACaaacaggttttttttttaactaatttTTCATGTTATGCTATATTATACTTCTCTATAACCAACATTTTACTATAGCAGCCAAAATATCCAGACAAAGGATgttattatagagaggtttgactatatttttatttctttactTGTGTTGATGGGGCGGCTAGACGACTAATTAATACAGAGTCACAGTTGTTGTGCTATTACAAATTGATTGCAGATAATACATGTGTTGATGCTGTGGTTTTCTTGAACTTGCAGTTACATCAACAAAGTAGGTTGGGATTCTAAATTGGTGAATGAATCATATCCTTGGATTGAGAAACAAATTGTTCATAAACCAAACTTGGCTCCATGGCAAGAAGCAGTAAGGGAGAGTCTTCTTGAAATTGGTATCTCACCTTTCAATGGATTCACTTATGATCACATCTATGGAACCAAGGTTGGTGGGACCATATTCGACCGATTCGGCCGTCGTCACACTGCAGCTGAACTACTTGCCTCTGCTAATCCTAAGAAGCTTGATGTTTTGGTGCATGCCACTGTTCAAAAGATTGACTTTGATACATCAGGTACTTAATGCAAAACAATCTAATACAATCAAACCTCTTTATAACAACATCGTTTGGTCCGATATTTTTTGGCTGCTATAgcaatgttgttatagagaacatataatataacataacatgaaagatcGGTTTCACAGAAAACATGGTTGTTATAGTGAaatattgttatagagaggtctcaCTTATGCACAGTCCATAACACAGATTTGCTTAATAGTCCTATTAACCGGATTGAAATAATTATGTAGGAAGGAAGCCAAGGGCAGTGGGAGTCATTTTCAAAGATGAAAATGGGAACCAACACAAGGCATTTCTTTCAAAGAGGAAAGGAAGTGAGATCATAGTGTCATCTGGTGCAATTGGGAGCCCTCACATTTTGATGCTTAGTGGAATTGGACCAAAGGCCGAGTTGGAAAGGTTGAACATCCCCGTGGTGCTTGCCAATAAGTACGTCGGTCATGGCATGTCCGACAACCCCTTAAACACGATCTTCGTCCCCACAAATAGGCCCGTAGAACAGTCACTGATTCAGACTGTAGGAATTACTAAAGTGGGAGTCTATATTGAAGCTAGTAGTGGATTCGGACAGTCTGGAGATAGCATTCGTTGCAACCACGGAATCGTTTCGGCTGAGGTTTGTAGCAATGTATTAATTTTATCAATTACAGTCAATTTGGATTGTTGTTTTTCATTATTTCATAATGTATAgtttattgtttggtttgactataTTGTAGTACATAATTGATAAGTTTACTGAAATccatttagagcctgtttggattagctgaataaAAGTAGCTTACAAGCACTTTTGAAGTGCTGGAGCTGAATTTAAAAATAAGTTGTTACATGTTTGGCTAGAAATGCTATAGCTGAAAATAAGCAGTTGATGTGTTTGGTGGAAAATGCTGATAAGGACAACCTTTGTTAAAAtgacaaaaatacccttaatcatGGTTTTCCTAACTTTGTGTCCACATTTTGGAATAACCAGATTGGGCAACTGTCCACTGTTCCTCCAAAGCAGAGAACACTTGAAGCAATGGAAGCATACCGAAGAAGCAAGAAAGACATTCCACACGAGGCGTTTATGGGAGGTTTCATTTTAGAAAAGATAGCAATGCCTTTGTCAAGAGGGAACATCAGTCTGGTGACTACCAATCCGGACGACAACCCTTCCATCACCTTCAACTATTTCAGCCATCCACGTGATTTAAAACGATGTGTAGATGGAATACGCATTGTGGAGAAGATCGCGAAATCCAAACACTTCACCAACTACACACAGTGTGACAAAGAGACACTGGACAAGCTCCTTAACATGAGTGTCCAAGCTAATGTTAACCTTATACCAAAACACACTAATAACACAGAGTCTTTAGAACAGTTCTGCAAAGACACTGTGATCACGATATGGCATTACCATGGTGGGTGTCAGGTTGGCAAGGTGATCGCCCCCGATCACAGGGTTCTTGGTGTTCATAGGCTCCGTGTCATTGATGGTTCCACATTCAAAGATTCGCCAGGCACTAACCCTCAAGCCACGGTGATGATGATGGGAAGGTAAGACCATAATTAGAATACAAATTCCATGAGAAAAAATTACTACTTCTGTTTattttatatgacactctttcctttttagtctgttccaaAACAATGAtacttttctatatttagaaattctttaactttaaaattttcaattttacccttaataatGTTAATATAGACATGAAAATGTGATGGCATCAGTAACACCACAAGTTCTACTGGTACTTTTGGTACGTGCTACAatgtttctttcttaaactccttTCGTAGTCAAATACCGtcatataaaatgaaacagaGGGAATACTACTTGACCGAATAGCTAACTGTTTCGTACTTTTTGTCCCATTGATGCAGGTACATGGGAGTGAAGATTCTAAGAGAGAGATTAGGAAGAGCAGCTGGTTTGTAAAGACTTAGACAACTTTGAAGTAGAAGAGAATTAGACCTATTCTTTTAGTTTGTTTTGTTGAGGTGTTGTTGAAACAAGTGGAAAGGATTTGCTTCTTTTTTTAACTAACTGTGGTTTTTTGCCATTCTAATTCTTAGCAAGCAGTAATGTGTAGTCTGTCAAGATTGGCTTGCCATTGAAAACAGGAGTTTCTGTATGCGTGTGTGTGGAGTTGGAAATTGGAACTTTTTGTGCTGTTGTGTTCACATTacaatatgtatgaaatgcatgcTTAATTAATATATAAACCTTGCATCTATATTCTTATCTCTAGCTATCACTCTTTTTGTACAAAGTCGGTGCAGAGAACTTGAACTCTTTTTGTATAACTCGTTTCATGCATTTGACTCGACTTGCAAGATTCATCCTTGCCTAACTATTTCATATCTAAAATGAACATGAAACAACTCAAACAATAGCAATTAGGTTCATAAGGAAAATAGCAATGTGAGCTCAATTTTTTCAAACTCCGATGAAACTAGATAACTTAATTGCATCAGGATTCAAGAAACTGGAAACAAACAAGTTTTAAGTGGTTAACATTACTCTAGCTAAATGAAATGAGTTATAAATTCTTGTATCATAATCTGTCAAGAAAGACGAAGGCTCTTACAATTTTGGTTTCTCCTTTGGGAAATGAAAGGAATCTAGATTTATATAGATACAAATGGTCCCTCTTTCTATAGTAAGTAATAGTTCACAAAAAGAACAAGGAAAAAAGGAAAACAGACAAAAAGAATGATTAGAATACTTTCTGAAAATAGACTCAATGATTAGAATACTTTCTGAAAATAGATTTCAAATATAAGCATGAActtttcatattaaaaaaaaaaaaaaaaaaagaaggaagtaCAAAGTTTTAGTCTGACATTGAGTTTTGCACTTAAAGTGGAGAGGGAGTACATAAAATAGATATCTTAAATCATCTAGCACTGAAAATGCCACAAATTATCAGGTTCAAACTTCTTATGGTAATATCTACAAACAAAATAATAACAGCAATTTTATGTTCTGATATAATATAGTACTTTATGGCTGTTGCTAAAAATTCTCATCATGTCTTTGATGAAAAACTGTGTTCACTCATGCTGCCACTTGAAAGAACTCTCAACCTTTGCCAGAAATTCCTTTTTCTTCCCATTTTCAAAGGGGCAGAATTGAATTGCCTCCTAAAAGACTCAGATTCAAGATTTCCATATCTAGCTGATGCACTCTTTAATTCTGAAGCTGATAATTCCATTTCGACATTTAAAGGAGAATCAAAACCTGGAAATGATTTATGGACTACTGAAGCGTTTGTAACAGAAAATTCCCCGTGGCTGCAACTCCGTGACATAGGCTCTCGTGTTTCATCAAACTCATCACACACTAATTTCAAGGCTTGAACCACTTCTCCCATGAAAGGGCGGTGCGATACTTCTGGCTGTACACACATTGATGCTATTGCTGCAACTTTGCTGATACTATCCAATGGGATATCAGACTCTATAGCTGGATCTATTATTGTTTCTAAACCTTCCTTCATTGTCAGGAGCGGACGAGCCCAGGATACAAGATTTTCTTGACCTGGAGGCTGTGATAAATCCACAGGCTTTCGTCCGCTCAGGAGCTCAAGAAGAACTACACCATAGCTATAAACATCACTTTTCACCAGGAGATGGCCAGTCATTGCATATTCTGGAGCTAGGTAACTGCAGCAAAATATTAGCAAAAGTTAGGTACAAGCCAAAATCATATGTTAGGATTCTTTGCCGTGTTGCTTATTAGTAGAGGCGGATACAATAGAAGTCTAATAGGTTTAACTGACCTCAGTATTCTTTACACGGAGTATAAAAATATATGCAaaatacaataattttttttggcaaatactccctctgtcccaatttatgtgaaggtatttgacttggcacggagtaTAATAATGAAGGAAGACTTCTGAACCTTGTGGTCCACAATAAGTCATAGATATTAGTGTGGTTATAAATCAACTCATTAAGGTAAAATGGGGAGTTTAAAGTTAaatgttactaaatatagaaaggtgtcattctttcttaCACTAACTAGAAaagaaagagtgtcacataaattgggacagagggagtattaaatGTTGAACCCCATAATTTTGAATCTGCTTCTGCTTATTAGCGATGCTAGCAAAAGTACGATACGTCAGAAAATTTCTTCGAATGAAAGAGAGCATACCCAAAAGTGCCCATCACATGCGTGGATATATGTTTGTTTCCCTCATCCAGTGCTGATCTAGCCAAGCCAAAATCTGAAACTTTTGGTGTAAAATCATGTTCTAGCAAGATGTTACTAGCCTTGAAGTCCCTGTGTATTACACGAGGGCTCGAGTCCTCGTGCAGATAGGCCAATCCTCGAGCTGCACCTAATGCAATCTTCATTCTTGCATACCAATCAAGAGGAGAAGCCTCTTTATCCATTCCTGAAAGAGAAAAAGAGAAACCAAAAGTACTTATTCAAGCGAACATTTAACGTAATGAAATATAAGTCTTGGTGAATTCATTTGACAGATATGTACCAACCATGTAAATGTGATTCTACACTCCCGTTAGGAACAAGTTCATAGACAAGGCAGCGACAATGTTCCTCTGTGCAAATACCTATCAGTTTGACCAAGTTTCTGTGATGCAGCCTACTAAGCATCTCAACTTCTGCCAAAAACTCACGGCTTCCCTGCCGATCATCTCTTTTTAAAACCTTAACTGCTACTTTCCTTCCATCATCAATGGTTCCACTATACACGAGTCCAAAACCTCCTTCACCGAGAACCCTTGAAGTGTTGAAGTTGTTAGTTGCTCTCTCTATATCGTTTGTACTGAAAATTTTCGCACTTCCTGTGTAAGCTAAAATACTAGAACTGAAGGACATTGATTTTGAGCTGGGCCTACTTCCCAAAAGCGTAGATCCAGCACCACCTGTTCAGTATGTATTCATCATTTCTAAGATGATTCTATGTAACGGCTTAAAGAAAAATAGGCCAAATCGCAGTTATCTGCATTTGCTATTTACAGTCAAGCTTCTCAATAACGTCATTTGTTCTGATATTTTTTTGGCTGCTATAGTGAAATGCTGTTATAGAAACATATAATAACACAAGACATGTAAGATCATTTCCACAGAAAACATGACTGTTCTAATGATATGTTGTTGGAGaggatgactgttatagagagatcTGACTGTCCTATATTTCGGACATTGCAATTTCTATCAGTAGAGTTTACCTGATGTTTTACCCTGAGAGGAAATTAAAACATGTGGAGGTTGCTCAGGTGATTGAGAACAACATCTGCGCTTAAACAAAAGAAGCCAGATAGATCCCACGCACACAACAAAGGCTGTGAATGATGAAAGGACAATCACAATGATCATATTTCtagctatccctttctttctcatTCTTGACACATCTACACCCAGAGGTTTGATTGTCCTTCCATCATTTCCATTGCCAGGATAGACTGGTAGATCATCAATAGTAGCACTGCTCGAATGATGTGAAGGCGGAGAAGGTGGTAACCCTGCAAAAGAATCAACTTCATAAGAACTCAAGCAAAGAATATCATGATGGAATCCACAAAGATCAGACTAAATTATTAATGGTACAAATTGACAACCTGGATAATGGACATAAACCATCTCATAGGCACCAAAATCTGTAGACTTTATGAACACCGCCCTCTTCCAGAACTTCTGATAAATTGTAAAAGCAGTGGTGTAATCAAATTTTCCATCAGTAGGAACCAAGTTGATGTGTACAATTGTTTTCTCAAGCTGTTGATTGGCTGCATTAGCTCCCATAATGCGCACTTGGCTCCTGTTTAATGAAACACCAGCAGCAATTTCCCTGGCTAACTCAGATACCAAAGGAAAGAAGGTATAGAGTGTGACGTTGAGGCGCACCGCTACTTGCATGGGCCATACACAGCCACATGGTGATCCAGGAGGCGTGTAGGTCAACGGCTCAGTGCATGTCAAAGAACTACAATCTAATAATCATACATTTTACCTAATCAAAAATGATAAATAAAGGAAATTGAAAGAACATTAATAAGAATTTTGTGGTCTTGGCTGAAGTTCCAATGCCAATGGAATTAGTTAGAAGAGTAATTGGTCTTGAATAGAGAGCTAAACGCACTTGTCTATGCAGAAAATGGATTATGTGCCTCACACAGCTGACACTAGCTGTATGAGGCTTAATTGTCTGACAAAAAATTGTACCCAAGGCTTGCGGACCCAAAGATGTAAGATTTGGGTCCACTTTTTTGTGAGGCAAAAAGAAGCCTCACACAACTAGTGTCAGTTGTGTGAGGCACATAATAAAGTTTCTCGTCTACGTACCTTGATTGGGAGGCGGTGGTGGCAGCGTCATAACAGGTAAAGGTGGTGCTCTCGGTTTCTTTCCTTTTATAGA
The nucleotide sequence above comes from Lycium barbarum isolate Lr01 chromosome 3, ASM1917538v2, whole genome shotgun sequence. Encoded proteins:
- the LOC132633468 gene encoding protein HOTHEAD-like isoform X2 codes for the protein MAVVGRVPVILKLLLSLILCLHFKSFSTLTQAGKWEPWQDRYPFIREASTFSSSSSDANYNKPYDYIIVGGGTAGCPLATTLSQNFSVLVLERGGVPFANANVSFMKNFHISLADTSPASASQFFVSTDGVFNSRARVLGGGTSINAGFYTRAGPSYINKVGWDSKLVNESYPWIEKQIVHKPNLAPWQEAVRESLLEIGISPFNGFTYDHIYGTKVGGTIFDRFGRRHTAAELLASANPKKLDVLVHATVQKIDFDTSGRKPRAVGVIFKDENGNQHKAFLSKRKGSEIIVSSGAIGSPHILMLSGIGPKAELERLNIPVVLANKYVGHGMSDNPLNTIFVPTNRPVEQSLIQTVGITKVGVYIEASSGFGQSGDSIRCNHGIVSAEIGQLSTVPPKQRTLEAMEAYRRSKKDIPHEAFMGGFILEKIAMPLSRGNISLVTTNPDDNPSITFNYFSHPRDLKRCVDGIRIVEKIAKSKHFTNYTQCDKETLDKLLNMSVQANVNLIPKHTNNTESLEQFCKDTVITIWHYHGGCQVGKVIAPDHRVLGVHRLRVIDGSTFKDSPGTNPQATVMMMGRYMGVKILRERLGRAAGL
- the LOC132633468 gene encoding protein HOTHEAD-like isoform X1: MAVVGRVPVILKLLLSLILCLHFKSFSTLTQAAGKWEPWQDRYPFIREASTFSSSSSDANYNKPYDYIIVGGGTAGCPLATTLSQNFSVLVLERGGVPFANANVSFMKNFHISLADTSPASASQFFVSTDGVFNSRARVLGGGTSINAGFYTRAGPSYINKVGWDSKLVNESYPWIEKQIVHKPNLAPWQEAVRESLLEIGISPFNGFTYDHIYGTKVGGTIFDRFGRRHTAAELLASANPKKLDVLVHATVQKIDFDTSGRKPRAVGVIFKDENGNQHKAFLSKRKGSEIIVSSGAIGSPHILMLSGIGPKAELERLNIPVVLANKYVGHGMSDNPLNTIFVPTNRPVEQSLIQTVGITKVGVYIEASSGFGQSGDSIRCNHGIVSAEIGQLSTVPPKQRTLEAMEAYRRSKKDIPHEAFMGGFILEKIAMPLSRGNISLVTTNPDDNPSITFNYFSHPRDLKRCVDGIRIVEKIAKSKHFTNYTQCDKETLDKLLNMSVQANVNLIPKHTNNTESLEQFCKDTVITIWHYHGGCQVGKVIAPDHRVLGVHRLRVIDGSTFKDSPGTNPQATVMMMGRYMGVKILRERLGRAAGL
- the LOC132633469 gene encoding receptor-like serine/threonine-protein kinase ALE2 isoform X2 — encoded protein: MGLLQNFKLLKFLMILSVFSVQLSAGFDLHSLKTTASTFFKFKDGRIDLSFQRNTGSRLSLLQEDLSPTPTSWTRHDTFHSAPQPYHHPSKATYQHKIFEPSNHAEAPLTSPHFRNSGRKQIHSSASAPSISSIWHHHRKNKHSDFTHKPYDRLHPPSPSWSGPSISPFASPVPSSISWAPVPSPIIQPSHSGIPTISPMSSSIKGKKPRAPPLPVMTLPPPPPNQDCSSLTCTEPLTYTPPGSPCGCVWPMQVAVRLNVTLYTFFPLVSELAREIAAGVSLNRSQVRIMGANAANQQLEKTIVHINLVPTDGKFDYTTAFTIYQKFWKRAVFIKSTDFGAYEMVYVHYPGLPPSPPSHHSSSATIDDLPVYPGNGNDGRTIKPLGVDVSRMRKKGIARNMIIVIVLSSFTAFVVCVGSIWLLLFKRRCCSQSPEQPPHVLISSQGKTSGGAGSTLLGSRPSSKSMSFSSSILAYTGSAKIFSTNDIERATNNFNTSRVLGEGGFGLVYSGTIDDGRKVAVKVLKRDDRQGSREFLAEVEMLSRLHHRNLVKLIGICTEEHCRCLVYELVPNGSVESHLHGMDKEASPLDWYARMKIALGAARGLAYLHEDSSPRVIHRDFKASNILLEHDFTPKVSDFGLARSALDEGNKHISTHVMGTFGYLAPEYAMTGHLLVKSDVYSYGVVLLELLSGRKPVDLSQPPGQENLVSWARPLLTMKEGLETIIDPAIESDIPLDSISKVAAIASMCVQPEVSHRPFMGEVVQALKLVCDEFDETREPMSRSCSHGEFSVTNASVVHKSFPGFDSPLNVEMELSASELKSASARYGNLESESFRRQFNSAPLKMGRKRNFWQRLRVLSSGSMSEHSFSSKT
- the LOC132633469 gene encoding receptor-like serine/threonine-protein kinase ALE2 isoform X3, with protein sequence MYINFPTISPMSSSIKGKKPRAPPLPVMTLPPPPPNQDCSSLTCTEPLTYTPPGSPCGCVWPMQVAVRLNVTLYTFFPLVSELAREIAAGVSLNRSQVRIMGANAANQQLEKTIVHINLVPTDGKFDYTTAFTIYQKFWKRAVFIKSTDFGAYEMVYVHYPGLPPSPPSHHSSSATIDDLPVYPGNGNDGRTIKPLGVDVSRMRKKGIARNMIIVIVLSSFTAFVVCVGSIWLLLFKRRCCSQSPEQPPHVLISSQGKTSGGAGSTLLGSRPSSKSMSFSSSILAYTGSAKIFSTNDIERATNNFNTSRVLGEGGFGLVYSGTIDDGRKVAVKVLKRDDRQGSREFLAEVEMLSRLHHRNLVKLIGICTEEHCRCLVYELVPNGSVESHLHGMDKEASPLDWYARMKIALGAARGLAYLHEDSSPRVIHRDFKASNILLEHDFTPKVSDFGLARSALDEGNKHISTHVMGTFGYLAPEYAMTGHLLVKSDVYSYGVVLLELLSGRKPVDLSQPPGQENLVSWARPLLTMKEGLETIIDPAIESDIPLDSISKVAAIASMCVQPEVSHRPFMGEVVQALKLVCDEFDETREPMSRSCSHGEFSVTNASVVHKSFPGFDSPLNVEMELSASELKSASARYGNLESESFRRQFNSAPLKMGRKRNFWQRLRVLSSGSMSEHSFSSKT
- the LOC132633469 gene encoding receptor-like serine/threonine-protein kinase ALE2 isoform X1; this translates as MGLLQNFKLLKFLMILSVFSVQLSAGFDLHSLKTTASTFFKFKDGRIDLSFQRNTGSRLSLLQEDLSPTPTSWTRHDTFHSAPQPYHHPSKATYQHKIFEPSNHAEAPLTSPHFRNSGRKQIHSSASAPSISSIWHHHRKNKHSDFTHKPYDRLHPPSPSWSGPSISPFASPVPSSISWAPVPSPIIQPSHSGSMYINFPTISPMSSSIKGKKPRAPPLPVMTLPPPPPNQDCSSLTCTEPLTYTPPGSPCGCVWPMQVAVRLNVTLYTFFPLVSELAREIAAGVSLNRSQVRIMGANAANQQLEKTIVHINLVPTDGKFDYTTAFTIYQKFWKRAVFIKSTDFGAYEMVYVHYPGLPPSPPSHHSSSATIDDLPVYPGNGNDGRTIKPLGVDVSRMRKKGIARNMIIVIVLSSFTAFVVCVGSIWLLLFKRRCCSQSPEQPPHVLISSQGKTSGGAGSTLLGSRPSSKSMSFSSSILAYTGSAKIFSTNDIERATNNFNTSRVLGEGGFGLVYSGTIDDGRKVAVKVLKRDDRQGSREFLAEVEMLSRLHHRNLVKLIGICTEEHCRCLVYELVPNGSVESHLHGMDKEASPLDWYARMKIALGAARGLAYLHEDSSPRVIHRDFKASNILLEHDFTPKVSDFGLARSALDEGNKHISTHVMGTFGYLAPEYAMTGHLLVKSDVYSYGVVLLELLSGRKPVDLSQPPGQENLVSWARPLLTMKEGLETIIDPAIESDIPLDSISKVAAIASMCVQPEVSHRPFMGEVVQALKLVCDEFDETREPMSRSCSHGEFSVTNASVVHKSFPGFDSPLNVEMELSASELKSASARYGNLESESFRRQFNSAPLKMGRKRNFWQRLRVLSSGSMSEHSFSSKT